One Pirellulales bacterium genomic region harbors:
- a CDS encoding CocE/NonD family hydrolase → MTLASRRRFTLLLTLSLALLAGFASTPVAIQQVAAKDSKKPDVVRGATEVMVPMRDGVKLATNVFKPKGEGPWPVIVTRTPYSKDGQFSALWPRYTAAGYVFVIQDTRGKFRSEGDYRPFETDRVDGFDTIEWVSQQDWCNGNVGMSGASAMGITSLAAACEKPPALKAAYVIVAPECFWNEAIFIGGCFKEADTVNWLKNQDALDQVPERRAAIENTEEEHRMDLIYHRSRISIPIYHVGGWYDIFSVGTQGNFAYLQNQGAEGARGKQKLKMGPFGHGNLKGLSYKDGGSLLGALKDEIRWFDYHLKGEDNGIMSEPPVQYYQMAGAQKKAFSDKNSWQTAANWPLEATPKTYYLTNPHGLVTEKPTAAGSATTYAYDPAKPVPTIGGANLSLDIGPLDQREVGEREDYLRIQTAPLAEDLKIAGPVYVDLYCSTDAPDTDFMVKLVDVYPDGYEALLLDAPVRTRYREGREAGQVKMMEPGKPTQIRVNLGGTANTFEAGHRIAVHITSSNAPRFEVNPNTGEAPGSNKLPPKVAHNTIHHDADHPTALVLPVVE, encoded by the coding sequence ATGACTCTTGCCTCACGCCGCCGTTTCACGTTGCTTCTGACGCTCAGCCTGGCCCTGCTGGCCGGTTTTGCGTCGACCCCAGTCGCTATTCAGCAAGTAGCAGCCAAGGATTCCAAGAAGCCCGACGTCGTTCGCGGCGCCACCGAGGTGATGGTGCCGATGCGCGACGGCGTGAAATTGGCGACGAACGTCTTCAAGCCGAAGGGAGAGGGCCCCTGGCCGGTGATCGTCACGCGGACCCCCTATAGCAAAGACGGTCAGTTCAGCGCCCTCTGGCCGCGCTATACGGCGGCGGGCTATGTGTTCGTCATCCAAGACACACGGGGAAAGTTCCGTTCCGAAGGGGACTACCGGCCCTTCGAAACCGACCGCGTCGACGGCTTCGACACGATCGAGTGGGTCTCGCAGCAGGACTGGTGCAACGGCAACGTGGGCATGTCGGGCGCCTCGGCCATGGGCATCACGTCGCTGGCCGCCGCCTGTGAGAAACCGCCGGCGCTCAAGGCCGCCTATGTCATCGTGGCCCCCGAGTGCTTCTGGAACGAGGCGATCTTCATCGGCGGCTGTTTCAAAGAGGCCGACACGGTGAACTGGCTCAAGAATCAGGACGCGCTCGATCAAGTGCCGGAGCGTCGTGCTGCGATTGAAAACACGGAAGAAGAGCACCGCATGGATCTGATCTATCATCGCTCCAGGATCAGCATCCCGATCTATCACGTCGGTGGCTGGTACGACATCTTCTCGGTCGGCACGCAGGGCAATTTTGCTTACCTGCAAAATCAAGGCGCCGAAGGCGCCCGCGGCAAGCAAAAGCTGAAGATGGGGCCCTTCGGACACGGCAACTTGAAGGGGCTGTCGTACAAGGACGGCGGCAGCCTGCTCGGCGCCTTGAAGGATGAGATTCGCTGGTTCGACTATCACTTGAAGGGTGAAGACAACGGCATCATGAGCGAGCCGCCGGTGCAGTATTACCAGATGGCCGGCGCGCAGAAGAAGGCCTTTTCCGACAAGAACAGTTGGCAAACGGCGGCGAACTGGCCGCTCGAAGCGACGCCGAAAACGTATTACCTCACCAACCCGCACGGATTGGTGACCGAGAAGCCGACCGCTGCCGGCAGCGCCACGACCTACGCCTACGATCCGGCCAAGCCCGTGCCGACGATCGGCGGCGCCAATCTCTCGCTCGACATCGGCCCCCTCGATCAACGCGAGGTCGGCGAGCGCGAAGATTATTTGCGGATCCAGACCGCACCGCTGGCGGAAGACCTGAAGATCGCCGGACCGGTCTATGTCGATTTGTACTGCTCGACCGACGCGCCCGACACGGACTTCATGGTCAAGCTGGTCGATGTCTATCCCGACGGTTACGAGGCCCTGCTGCTCGACGCGCCGGTCCGCACGCGCTACCGCGAGGGACGCGAGGCGGGGCAGGTGAAGATGATGGAGCCGGGCAAGCCCACGCAGATCCGCGTGAATCTCGGCGGCACGGCGAACACGTTCGAGGCGGGGCATCGCATCGCCGTCCACATCACATCGAGCAACGCACCGCGGTTCGAGGTAAACCCGAACACGGGCGAGGCCCCCGGCTCGAACAAGCTGCCGCCGAAAGTGGCGCACAACACGATCCACCACGACGCCGATCACCCAACAGCACTGGTGCTGCCGGTGGTGGAATAG